One window of Dehalobacterium formicoaceticum genomic DNA carries:
- a CDS encoding nitrous oxide-stimulated promoter family protein — MSLETTKIEREKKVIEVMIRLYCTKNHQTKIDLCDDCQKLLEYAGKRLDQCPFGNQKSTCAQCTVHCYQKEMRERIRSVMRFSGPRMVLSHPLMALRHSLNR, encoded by the coding sequence TTGTCTTTAGAAACAACAAAAATAGAGCGGGAGAAAAAAGTGATTGAGGTGATGATCCGGTTGTATTGCACGAAAAACCACCAAACTAAAATCGATTTATGTGATGATTGTCAAAAGCTTCTGGAATATGCTGGTAAACGCTTGGATCAATGTCCCTTTGGCAATCAGAAATCCACATGTGCCCAATGCACTGTGCACTGCTACCAAAAAGAAATGCGGGAGAGAATCAGATCTGTGATGCGCTTTTCCGGTCCCAGAATGGTACTAAGTCATCCTCTGATGGCACTACGCCACTCATTAAATAGATAA
- a CDS encoding TOBE domain-containing protein — protein MLKGVVTDLKIGDRSVQVLLDIGIPLVVLITRQSLQDMNIQKGNELYAVFKTMAVKVIKP, from the coding sequence ATGCTGAAAGGAGTGGTAACCGATCTGAAGATCGGCGATAGAAGTGTCCAAGTGCTATTGGATATCGGCATTCCCTTGGTAGTTTTAATTACCAGACAATCCTTGCAGGATATGAATATTCAGAAGGGTAATGAACTCTATGCTGTTTTTAAGACGATGGCAGTCAAGGTGATTAAGCCGTAG
- a CDS encoding helix-turn-helix domain-containing protein — protein sequence MSEEILYTPEEVAKKLKLSKYTIYEMIKRGDLKAHHIGRSIRVSQYQLELYLMGTGKAENVFDAEIISEGDAKFALANGVKISVSTELEGRVKVSIAPEDIILSGGTFLLAVPEIC from the coding sequence ATGAGTGAAGAAATTTTGTACACCCCAGAGGAAGTGGCCAAGAAGCTGAAGCTTTCCAAATATACAATCTATGAAATGATTAAACGCGGTGACTTGAAGGCGCACCATATCGGAAGAAGCATCCGGGTTTCCCAATACCAACTTGAGCTATATCTCATGGGAACGGGAAAGGCTGAAAATGTCTTTGATGCTGAAATTATATCTGAAGGGGATGCAAAATTTGCTTTGGCCAACGGGGTAAAAATTTCTGTTTCTACCGAACTGGAAGGCCGTGTCAAGGTGTCGATTGCTCCTGAGGATATTATTTTAAGCGGCGGAACTTTTTTATTAGCAGTGCCCGAAATATGCTGA
- the modA gene encoding molybdate ABC transporter substrate-binding protein produces MKKMSLLLVFLMMFALVLTGCGNENGTSDAEGPTDEAVEINISAAASLTDALTEIQAEYAKKSNAILQFNFAASGTLQKQIQEGAPCDLFISASKGHMDTLEGDGLVVTDSRKDLLGNTLTLIATAEKADLITGPESFTNDDVASIAIGEPESVPAGNYSKQTFESLGIWDQIQEKLVFAKDVRQVLQYVDSGNADCGLVYRSDAMLLETGKIIVDMPADSHDPIVYPAAIMKNAAQPEAANAFYEFLQTDYAKKTFEKYGFQVL; encoded by the coding sequence ATGAAAAAAATGAGTTTACTATTAGTTTTCTTGATGATGTTTGCTTTAGTCCTTACAGGCTGTGGCAACGAAAATGGAACATCTGATGCGGAAGGACCTACAGATGAGGCAGTAGAAATCAACATATCAGCTGCCGCCAGCTTAACAGATGCCCTGACAGAGATTCAAGCCGAATACGCTAAAAAAAGCAATGCCATTTTACAATTCAATTTCGCCGCTTCGGGAACCCTGCAGAAACAAATTCAGGAAGGAGCTCCCTGTGATCTCTTTATTTCAGCCTCTAAGGGGCATATGGATACTTTAGAAGGAGACGGGCTGGTGGTCACAGACTCCCGCAAAGACTTATTGGGTAATACCTTGACCCTGATAGCCACGGCAGAAAAAGCGGATTTGATTACCGGACCAGAATCCTTTACCAATGATGATGTGGCCAGCATTGCCATCGGAGAACCAGAATCGGTGCCGGCAGGAAATTACTCCAAACAAACTTTCGAAAGCTTGGGAATTTGGGATCAAATTCAAGAAAAACTTGTCTTCGCCAAAGATGTGCGTCAGGTGTTACAATATGTTGATTCCGGCAATGCTGACTGTGGTCTTGTTTACAGATCCGATGCCATGTTGCTGGAAACAGGAAAAATCATTGTAGATATGCCTGCGGATTCTCATGACCCCATTGTATATCCGGCCGCTATCATGAAAAATGCTGCGCAACCGGAAGCAGCAAATGCATTCTATGAATTCCTGCAGACAGATTACGCCAAAAAAACCTTCGAAAAATATGGTTTTCAAGTTCTCTAA
- the modB gene encoding molybdate ABC transporter permease subunit, with translation MLAPIILSLKIASIATVFSLILGVFFAYLINKKNVPGKNIWETILILPMILPPSVTGYLLLIALGKRGWIGRFLLENFELQIVFTLVGAVIAACIVSLPLMYQNVKAAFLTIDPIYEQAAQTLGSSEGKIFRTVIIPLAWPGIISGIALSFARAIGEFGATLMIAGNIPGKTQTIPTAIYFAVESGNTELANTLVLIMTIFSFVLIFGLNTWLKNKNYLDHKGRA, from the coding sequence ATGCTAGCCCCGATCATTCTCTCGCTAAAAATTGCCTCTATAGCAACTGTCTTTTCCTTGATTTTAGGCGTTTTTTTCGCCTATTTAATCAACAAAAAGAATGTCCCCGGGAAAAATATTTGGGAGACGATTCTGATCTTACCGATGATATTGCCTCCTTCAGTGACAGGTTATCTGCTTTTAATCGCACTTGGCAAAAGAGGATGGATCGGGCGTTTTTTATTAGAAAATTTTGAACTGCAAATTGTCTTTACCTTGGTCGGCGCGGTTATTGCCGCATGTATAGTCTCACTGCCCCTTATGTATCAGAACGTCAAGGCAGCTTTTCTCACCATCGACCCCATTTATGAACAGGCGGCACAAACCTTGGGCAGCAGTGAAGGGAAAATATTCAGAACCGTGATCATTCCTTTAGCATGGCCGGGAATTATCAGCGGGATTGCCCTTTCCTTTGCCAGGGCTATCGGTGAATTTGGCGCCACTTTAATGATTGCAGGCAATATTCCCGGGAAAACCCAAACTATCCCCACCGCAATTTATTTTGCCGTGGAATCAGGTAATACGGAATTAGCCAATACATTAGTTCTAATTATGACCATCTTTAGCTTTGTCCTAATATTTGGATTAAATACATGGTTAAAGAACAAAAATTATTTAGACCACAAGGGTAGGGCGTAG
- a CDS encoding ATP-binding cassette domain-containing protein, whose translation MKIYFRIKKKLDHFTIDLEYSFEKGVLVVQGESGSGKTTLLNCISDLKNPDQGRISLGDLVVFDDTLEINIPTRLRNLGYLFQNFALFPHMSVHQNIIYGIKNSPEYKNKKSRAELLSYSEHIMKTLGIHHLKKKLPNNISGGEKQRVALTRAIVTKPKLLLLDEPFSALDRETKKIVYQEFASFKELFKIPTILITHDKKENEMFGDECIYIKDGVIIGCPTEI comes from the coding sequence GTGAAGATCTATTTTAGGATTAAAAAGAAGCTGGACCATTTTACCATTGACCTGGAATATTCATTTGAAAAGGGAGTTCTTGTAGTTCAAGGGGAATCGGGATCAGGCAAAACCACCCTGCTCAATTGTATCTCCGATCTGAAGAATCCGGATCAAGGCAGGATTAGCTTGGGAGATCTGGTGGTCTTTGACGACACACTTGAAATCAACATCCCCACCCGCTTAAGAAATCTGGGCTATCTATTCCAAAATTTTGCCCTGTTTCCTCATATGAGCGTACATCAGAATATTATTTATGGCATTAAAAACAGTCCCGAATACAAAAACAAAAAAAGCAGGGCGGAGCTTCTTTCTTATTCTGAGCACATTATGAAAACCTTGGGCATCCACCACTTGAAAAAGAAACTGCCTAACAACATCTCCGGTGGAGAGAAGCAACGGGTTGCCTTGACTAGGGCGATTGTCACCAAGCCTAAACTGCTGCTTTTGGATGAGCCTTTTTCCGCCTTGGATCGGGAAACAAAAAAGATTGTCTATCAGGAATTCGCCTCTTTTAAGGAGCTTTTTAAAATCCCGACAATATTAATCACTCATGATAAAAAGGAGAACGAAATGTTTGGGGATGAGTGTATTTATATCAAGGATGGGGTTATTATTGGTTGCCCAACAGAGATTTAA
- a CDS encoding DUF2383 domain-containing protein — protein MLNEKDIIQKLNWFYSLELNQVDLYAAQSKKVEDIYLKRTLERVAVIEEQHVKNISEMIKQYGGQPTVLGEFVAPLTGKLAGNLSGISGVTNLLKANILLEQKAMADYKDFILKAGGHQTLFDLLWGNLIDEDLHTAWFSNKVKELQ, from the coding sequence GTGTTAAATGAAAAAGATATCATTCAAAAGCTGAATTGGTTTTACAGCTTAGAACTGAATCAGGTGGATCTCTATGCCGCACAAAGCAAAAAGGTTGAGGATATTTATCTTAAAAGAACCTTGGAAAGAGTAGCGGTCATCGAAGAGCAGCATGTTAAAAATATTTCGGAGATGATTAAACAATATGGGGGTCAGCCCACCGTGCTGGGGGAATTCGTTGCTCCCCTGACGGGAAAGCTGGCAGGAAACCTTTCCGGTATCTCAGGCGTCACTAATTTATTAAAAGCGAATATTCTGCTGGAGCAAAAAGCTATGGCGGATTACAAGGATTTTATTCTTAAGGCAGGGGGGCATCAGACCTTATTTGATTTATTATGGGGCAACTTAATTGATGAGGATCTGCATACAGCCTGGTTTAGCAATAAGGTCAAAGAACTTCAGTAG